From a region of the Etheostoma cragini isolate CJK2018 chromosome 20, CSU_Ecrag_1.0, whole genome shotgun sequence genome:
- the LOC117936273 gene encoding uncharacterized protein LOC117936273, producing the protein SADGNIYAWSVISKGGLIGKFRAVKDEGAVITTMSTDPNDQILLTGDSTGKIYQWDIKAFGFKKQANNEPFEDVNGWCVSLCPPPLLHSWQSHITGVVSVQCNPTCEKLITAGNCNVCLWENTGTYIGLFGKDQWGLSQISLEENAEQEETGRPSTTKTSNFPFECPVSPTRSKPEALIDSIKSLCDRIDKVVSPKKPGVKLTEDLLDRVNRRMMKIKSGLDLIKSEGTEPTSKQVHFPPISETVQLTESKFKPHPPLIRGGSAHDQLSYRTAYLDQTMSKYRCVLKLQQRDTLQGSVLTPVPPNTLPGMEGSQQTLDHVHLPPINDKVHRPDHQNHSKFQQRDTLKGGVLTPVPPNTLPAMKTSPHMQLNQTRSKYGRVLKTQERDTLKGSVFTQIPPNTLSDTKGSWQRPDHVHLPPINDKVHCPHHQTRSKFQQRDTLKGGVLTPVPPNTLPAMKTSSHMQMDQTMSKYGRVLKLQQRDTLQGSVLTPVPPNTLPGMEGSQQTPDHVHLPPINDKVHRPHHQTRSKFLQRDTLKGSFLPPCQPNTLPALKTLPHIQLPASTVKHGYKITSKYVPLPPISDKLTTDCTNTRRSSSRLIRKGIKR; encoded by the exons TCTGCAGATGGCAACATATATGCCTGGTCTGTTATTAGCAAGGGAGGATTGATTGGAAAGTTCAGGGCAGTGAAGGATGAAGGAGCAGTCATTACCACCATGTCAACTGATCCCAATGACCAGATATTACTGACCGGGGATAGTACCGGAAAGATTTATCAGTGGGACATTAAGGCTTTTGGGTttaaaaaacaggcaaacaacgaGCCATTTGAGGATGTAAATGGGTGGTGCGTGTCATTGTGTCCACCTCCTCTGTTACACTCCTGGCAATCTCACATCACAGGGGTGGTGAGTGTTCAGTGTAACCCAACTTGTGAAAAGTTAATTACCGCGGGGAACTgcaatgtctgtctgtgggaaaacacaggaaccTACATAGGCCTCTTTGGGAAAGACCAATGGGGTCTCTCACAAATCAGCCTTGAGGAGAATGCTGAACAGGAGGAGACCGGCAGACCAAGCACAACAAAGACAAGCAACTTCCCATTCGAATGTCCTGTCTCTCCAACAAGATCAAAGCCAGAAGCACTGATAGACAGCATTAAAAGCCTCTGTGACAGAATAGACAAGGTAGTCAGCCCTAAGAAGCCTGGAGTCAAATTAACAGAGGATCTACTTGATCGGGTAAATAGACGGATGATGAAGATTAAGTCAGGACTTGACTTAATAAAAAGCGAGGGGACTGAACCCACTTCAAAACAAGTACATTTCCCACCCATCTCAGAGACCGTGCAGCTCACAGAAAGTAAATTCAAGCCACACCCGCCTCTCATTAGAGGTGGATCTGCTCATGACCAACTCTCTTACAGGACTGCATATTTGGACCAGACTATGTCAAAATATAGGTGTGTGCTCAAGCTTCAGCAGAGAGACACATTACAAGGCAGTGTCCTGACACCAGTTCCCCCAAACACCCTGCCAGGCATGGAGGGGTCTCAGCAAACACTGGACCATGTACACTTGCCACCCATAAATGATAAGGTGCATCGCCCAGATCATCAGAACCATTCAAAGTTTCAGCAGAGAGACACCTTAAAAGGCGGTGTCCTCACACCAGTTCCACCAAACACCCTGCCAGCTATGAAGACCTCGCCACACATGCAGCTGAACCAGACTAGGTCCAAATATGGGCGTGTGCTTAAGACTCAGGAGAGAGACACATTAAAGGGCAGTGTCTTCACTCAAATTCCTCCAAACACCCTGTCAGACACGAAGGGGTCTTGGCAAAGACCGGACCATGTACACTTGCCACCCATCAATGATAAGGTGCATTGCCCACATCATCAGACCCGTTCAAAGTTTCAGCAGAGAGACACCTTAAAAGGCGGTGTCCTAACACCAGTTCCACCAAACACCCTGCCAGCTATGAAGACCTCGTCACACATGCAGATGGACCAGACTATGTCCAAATATGGGCGTGTGCTCAAGCTTCAGCAGAGAGACACATTACAAGGCAGTGTGTTGACACCAGTTCCACCAAACACCCTGCCAGGCATGGAGGGGTCTCAGCAAACACCGGACCATGTACACTTGCCACCCATCAATGATAAGGTGCATCGCCCACATCATCAGACCCGTTCAAAGTTTCTGCAGAGAGACACCTTAAAAG GCAGCTTCCTTCCACCGTGTCAACCAAACACACTACCAGCTTTGAAGACCTTACCACACATTCAGCTCCCGGCTAGTACAGTCAAGCACGGGTATAAAATCACATCAAAGTATGTACCTTTACCACCCATCTCTGATAAGCTCACCACAGACTGTACTAACACTAGAAGGAGCTCATCAAGATTAATCAGGAAAGGCATTAAAAGGTGA